Proteins from a genomic interval of Candidatus Deferrimicrobium sp.:
- a CDS encoding YezD family protein, whose protein sequence is MKASLPDPGKAHALRTENERKALDLFLQGIREIRYGVVSAVLQDGLVVQVECAEKFRLMTRREIELAGGGDGI, encoded by the coding sequence ATGAAAGCGTCCCTTCCGGATCCCGGCAAGGCGCATGCTCTCCGGACCGAGAACGAGCGGAAGGCGCTCGATCTGTTCCTGCAGGGGATCCGGGAAATCCGCTACGGGGTGGTCAGTGCCGTCCTCCAGGACGGGCTGGTTGTCCAGGTGGAATGCGCCGAAAAGTTCCGGCTCATGACCCGACGAGAGATAGAACTTGCTGGAGGGGGAGACGGGATCTGA
- a CDS encoding sulfurtransferase TusA family protein, which produces MTTSTLDITGDVCPMTFVKVRLGLHKIPPSGKLNVRLKEEALKNVISSLKTEGHRVTNVSREEGIFLLEVTKGG; this is translated from the coding sequence ATGACGACATCTACGCTCGACATCACCGGGGACGTCTGCCCGATGACGTTCGTGAAGGTCAGGTTGGGGCTTCACAAGATCCCCCCTTCGGGAAAGTTGAACGTCCGCCTGAAAGAGGAGGCGCTGAAGAACGTCATCTCCTCCCTGAAGACGGAGGGTCACCGCGTCACGAACGTGTCACGGGAGGAAGGGATCTTCCTCCTGGAGGTCACGAAAGGCGGCTGA